From Pseudanabaena sp. PCC 6802, one genomic window encodes:
- a CDS encoding efflux RND transporter permease subunit: MLNAILKWSIAQRWLVVIISIIVSLWGFRVISQMPLDVFPSFAPPQVEIQTEAKGLAPEEIESLVTLPIESAINGTPGVTTVRSSSAVGISVVKVIFNWGTDIYQARQLVTERLQQARSKLPEGVEQPQIQPISSPIGVILKYSFTSDTVPSMEVRRIVDWQVTNRLLAVPGVTQIVVFGGDIRQYQVLIDPKKLQAFDVTIEDVEKAAKAANSNAPGGFLTTSDRELLIRGVGRIQSIQDLAKSAIKARDGKPVLLGDVAEVKLGAALKRGDAIVNGKQAIVLIVNKQPRADTPTVTKAVEEAMKEIATALPKDIQVKVTFRQEDFIEASITNIEEALRDGIIIVSVILILFLMNWRTVIITLSALPLSLILGVMILNWAGEGINTMTLGGLAVAIGSVVDDAIVDMENVYRRLRENQIAGTPVPPLQVVFNGSIEVRVSVLFSTIIIAVVFAPIFSLSGVEGRIFSPMGLAYLLSILASTLVALTLTPALCALLLVNRQLPPDETWVARFSERLYHPALMFAVQWPKVVIFFATAALVAAIVILPSLGRSFLPEFQERSLINAINLYPGGSLEATNQVGFSIASALKDDKRFEVIQLRSGRAPGDSDVGGVNFAEMDIELSAEAVRDRKGAIETLRQEFAKLPGVAANVGGFISHRMDEVLSGVRSGIAVKIYGSDLSELLRLGQQVEQVMQAIPGVVDLQLEQQIPIKQIQIQFDRTAAARYGLTVGELSNTIETAMNGKVVSQVLEKQQVFDMVVWLEEKSRRDLETISNLLVDTPDGKKIPLAQVAKIDYGTGPNTINRENVSRLIVVSANATGRDLRSLVDEIKEKIKQQVQFPSGYFPVYGGQFESEERATQNFIVYGALAFIIITVLIYFAVKTIPATLAIMINLPLALIGGLISIMLTGGAISVASLVGFITLFGVATRNGLLLVDNYDAKLAAGMSMRETIVKGSSERLAAILMTALSSALGMFPLVISGGAGKEILQPLAVVVFGGLFTSTALTLLVLPALYSQFGKYLMSTQAEAIAATKSIELEEANI, from the coding sequence GGAAATTGAATCTCTGGTTACTTTGCCAATCGAAAGTGCGATTAACGGCACACCTGGCGTGACGACGGTGCGCTCCTCATCAGCGGTGGGGATATCTGTTGTCAAAGTAATTTTTAACTGGGGTACGGATATTTACCAGGCAAGGCAATTAGTAACAGAACGATTGCAGCAAGCACGGAGCAAGTTACCCGAAGGTGTGGAGCAACCGCAAATTCAACCAATTAGTTCTCCGATTGGGGTGATTCTGAAATATAGCTTTACCTCTGATACAGTTCCCTCGATGGAAGTGCGACGCATTGTGGACTGGCAGGTGACAAATCGATTACTTGCCGTGCCAGGTGTAACTCAAATTGTCGTATTCGGCGGTGATATCAGGCAATATCAGGTACTCATCGATCCCAAAAAATTACAGGCATTTGATGTCACAATCGAAGATGTTGAAAAAGCGGCAAAAGCAGCAAATTCTAACGCTCCTGGTGGCTTCTTAACCACCTCAGATCGAGAATTGCTGATTCGCGGTGTGGGCAGAATTCAATCTATCCAGGACTTAGCTAAGTCGGCGATCAAGGCGCGAGATGGTAAACCTGTTCTTTTGGGAGATGTGGCAGAGGTAAAGCTTGGGGCAGCCCTTAAGCGTGGCGATGCGATTGTGAATGGTAAGCAAGCAATTGTTCTGATTGTAAATAAGCAACCCCGTGCCGACACACCAACTGTGACCAAAGCAGTAGAAGAGGCAATGAAGGAGATCGCAACTGCACTGCCCAAAGATATTCAAGTCAAGGTTACTTTCCGTCAAGAAGACTTTATTGAGGCTTCCATTACCAATATTGAAGAAGCATTGCGGGATGGCATCATCATTGTCTCAGTCATTCTAATTCTGTTTCTGATGAACTGGCGAACCGTAATCATTACTCTCAGTGCTTTGCCCTTATCCTTAATTCTGGGTGTGATGATTCTTAACTGGGCGGGAGAGGGCATCAATACGATGACACTGGGTGGCTTGGCAGTGGCAATTGGTTCAGTAGTTGATGATGCGATCGTGGACATGGAAAATGTCTATCGCCGACTGCGCGAAAATCAAATTGCGGGGACACCCGTACCCCCTTTGCAAGTTGTGTTTAATGGCTCTATCGAAGTGCGGGTAAGCGTTCTATTCTCTACAATTATTATTGCCGTCGTGTTTGCACCGATTTTTTCCCTCTCTGGAGTAGAAGGACGCATCTTCTCACCGATGGGATTAGCATACCTTCTGTCTATCCTCGCTTCTACTTTAGTAGCACTAACCCTTACCCCTGCTTTATGCGCGTTGCTTTTAGTAAATCGTCAGCTCCCCCCAGATGAAACATGGGTAGCAAGATTCTCGGAACGCCTCTATCACCCGGCTTTGATGTTTGCTGTGCAATGGCCGAAAGTGGTTATCTTCTTTGCCACGGCTGCACTTGTAGCGGCGATTGTGATTCTACCTTCCTTAGGGCGATCGTTCTTGCCAGAGTTTCAAGAGCGATCGCTAATCAATGCCATTAACCTCTATCCTGGTGGTTCCTTAGAAGCTACGAATCAGGTTGGTTTTTCGATCGCGAGTGCATTGAAAGACGATAAGCGGTTCGAGGTAATTCAACTACGATCGGGCCGCGCTCCAGGCGATAGTGACGTTGGTGGAGTCAACTTTGCCGAGATGGATATAGAACTGAGTGCGGAAGCAGTACGCGATCGTAAAGGGGCAATCGAAACTCTACGTCAGGAATTTGCGAAACTTCCTGGGGTTGCCGCAAATGTGGGTGGATTTATCTCCCACCGTATGGATGAGGTGCTGTCAGGTGTACGATCTGGTATTGCCGTTAAAATTTATGGTTCCGATCTATCAGAACTGCTTAGGTTAGGACAGCAGGTAGAGCAGGTCATGCAAGCAATTCCTGGCGTTGTCGATCTGCAATTAGAACAGCAAATTCCCATCAAGCAGATTCAAATCCAATTCGATCGCACAGCGGCGGCTCGCTATGGTTTAACCGTAGGTGAACTTTCCAACACAATCGAAACAGCAATGAACGGCAAAGTTGTCTCCCAAGTACTGGAAAAGCAACAGGTATTTGATATGGTCGTGTGGTTAGAAGAAAAGTCTCGCCGCGATCTAGAAACCATCAGCAATCTTCTAGTTGATACACCTGACGGCAAGAAGATTCCACTCGCTCAAGTCGCCAAGATTGACTATGGTACGGGGCCGAACACAATCAATCGTGAAAATGTCTCTCGTCTGATTGTGGTTTCTGCAAATGCTACTGGACGGGACTTGCGATCGCTTGTGGATGAGATTAAGGAAAAAATCAAGCAGCAGGTGCAATTTCCCTCTGGCTACTTTCCAGTCTATGGTGGGCAGTTTGAGTCGGAGGAACGTGCTACCCAAAATTTCATTGTCTACGGCGCTCTAGCTTTCATCATTATCACCGTACTGATTTACTTTGCCGTTAAAACTATCCCCGCAACGCTGGCTATTATGATTAACCTGCCTCTAGCACTGATTGGCGGACTAATCTCAATCATGTTAACAGGGGGAGCGATCTCTGTTGCTTCTCTGGTGGGATTTATTACCCTATTTGGCGTAGCAACACGCAACGGCCTATTATTGGTGGATAATTACGACGCTAAACTTGCGGCGGGGATGTCTATGCGAGAAACGATCGTCAAGGGATCGAGCGAACGTCTTGCTGCAATCTTGATGACGGCTCTTTCTTCAGCTTTAGGGATGTTTCCACTAGTGATTAGTGGAGGAGCAGGGAAGGAGATTCTACAGCCTCTAGCTGTTGTAGTCTTCGGAGGTCTATTTACCTCTACAGCCTTAACCTTGCTTGTTTTACCTGCTTTATATTCCCAATTTGGCAAGTATCTGATGTCTACCCAAGCAGAGGCGATCGCTGCGACTAAATCAATCGAGTTAGAAGAAGCAAATATCTAG